In one Oryza glaberrima chromosome 2, OglaRS2, whole genome shotgun sequence genomic region, the following are encoded:
- the LOC127761729 gene encoding uncharacterized protein LOC127761729 — MAHANTGPSRGPRGPNLRVQGGGEKQQSPTSSASSRPHPASPPQTLSPPASPLLHGGGGHHRTRRSSPAASGTTPSNMDSGSDSDSAPEELTAVQGVEKHDEISKVEKDSAIRVSQQEKERRRRWAQRRTSSKPDKKEPLEVEDKDIKQKAENEEDEESEETHTMPGMLPTNVIEMLAAREKQTFSSDSEEEITNQKVQKRKKRLKSSGPETILLKDVRSTQHVKNALAFLEQRKNQVPRSNAVLKNANKALRLLSSKGNFLS; from the exons ATGGCCCACGCAAATACTGGCCCATCACGAGGCCCACGAGGCCCAAACCTGCGTgtccaaggaggaggagagaagcaGCAAAGCCCAACTTCATCTGCCTCGTCTCGTCCTcaccccgcctcgccgcctcaaACCCTCTCCCCACCtgcatcccctctcctccacggcggcggcggacaccaCCGCACAAGGAGGAGCTCCCCTGCGGCGAGTGGCACCACGCCGTCGAACATGGACAGCGGGAGCGACTCTGACAGCGCCCCCGAGGAGCTCACCGCCGTCCAG GGGGTTGAGAAGCACGACGAGATCAGTAAAGTTGAGAAGGACAGTGCCATCAG AGTATCGCAGCAGGAGAAAGAGCGGAGGAGAAGGTGGGCCCAACGAAGAACATCCTCAAAACCAGATAAAAAGGAGCCTCTGGAGGTAGAAGATAAAGACATCAAACAGAAGGCAGAGAATGAAGAAGATGAGGAGAGCGAGGAGACCCATACTATGCCTGGCATGCTCCCTACCAATGTTATCGAAATGCTTGCAGCACGTGAGAA GCAAACCTTCTCATCTGACTCCGAGGAAGAGATAACAAATCAGAAGGTTCAGAAAAGGAAGAAGCGGTTGAAATCTTCCGG gcctgaaaCAATTCTGTTGAAAGACGTTCGCTCGACACAGCATGTGAAGAATGCCCTTGCTTTCCTGGAGCAAAGGAAAAACCAGGTGCCAAGATCCAATGCAGTTTTAAAGAACGCGAACAAAGCTTTGCGCCTCCTTTCATCGAAGGGCAATTTTTTGAGTTGA
- the LOC127763482 gene encoding desmethyl-deoxy-podophyllotoxin synthase-like — protein sequence MATELTEYLLLLPLLVVPLLYLAASSSRRSGRLRLPPGPWALPVIGHLHHLALAGAPTHRAMRDMARRHGPLMLLRFCELPVVVASSPDAAREIMRTHDVAFASRPIGPMLRLVFQGAEGVIFAPYGDGWRQLRKICTVELLSHRRVHSFRPVRANELGRLLRAVADQAASSSSSPVNLTGMISAFVADSTVRAIIGSRSRHRDTFLRLVEDGLKIMPGMSLPDLFPSSRLAMLLSRVPAKIERRRRGMMGFIDTIIQEHQESRAAAEDEDLLDVLLRLQKDMDSQYPLTTMNIKSILIDMFGAGSETSATTLQWAMAELMRNPAVMRRAQDEVRRELAGAGNDRVTEDTLPSLHYLRLVIKETLRLHPPAPLLLPRECGGACKVFGYDVPAGTMVLVNAWAIGRDAAAWGAAAEEFSPERFERCERDFRGADFELIPFGAGRRICPGMAFGLAHVELALAALLFHFDWRLPGGMAAGEMDMTEAAGITVRRRSDLLVFAVPRVPVPAQ from the exons ATGGCCACCGAGCTCACTGAGTACTTGCTGCTCCTGCCGCTTCTCGTCGTACCGCTCCTCTACctcgcggcgtcgtcgtcgcggagGTCGGGGAGGCTGCGGCTGCCGCCGGGGCCGTGGGCGCTGCCGGTGATCGGCCACCTGCaccacctcgccctcgccggcgcgccCACGCACCGCGCCATGCGCGACATGGCGCGGCGCCACGGCCCGCTCATGCTGCTCCGCTTCTGCGAGCTCCCCGTGGTGGTGGCCTCCTCGCCGGACGCCGCCCGCGAGATCATGAGGACGCACGACGTCGCGTTCGCGTCGCGGCCCATCGGGCCGATGCTGCGGCTCGTGTTCCAGGGCGCCGAGGGCGTCATCTTCGCGCCCTACGGCGACGGTTGGAGGCAGCTCCGCAAGATCTGCACCGTCGAGCTCCtcagccaccgccgcgtccaCTCCTTCCGCCCCGTCCGCGCGAAcgagctcggccgcctcctccgcgccgtgGCGGATCaggccgcgtcgtcgtcgtcctcgccggtgAACCTCACCGGGATGATCTCCGCCTTCGTCGCGGACTCCACGGTGCGCGCCATCATCGGCAGCCGGAGCAGGCACCGCGACACGTTCCTGCGGCTGGTGGAGGACGGGCTCAAGATCATGCCGGGGATGAGCTTGCCGGACCTGTTCCCCTCGTCGCGCCTCGCCATGCTCCTCAGCCGCGTGCCCGCCAAgatcgagcgccgccgccgcggcatgaTGGGCTTCATCGACACCATCATCCAGGAACACCAGGAGAGCAGAGCCGCCGCCGAAGACGAGGACCTTCTCGACGTGCTCTTGAGGCTCCAGAAAGACATGGACTCCCAGTATCCCCTCACCACCATGAACATCAAATCCATCTTGATC GACATGTTCGGCGCGGGCAGCGAGACGTCAGCGACGACGCTGCAGTGGGCGATGGCGGAGCTGATGCGTAACCCGGCGGTGATGCGCCGGGCGCAGGACGAGGTGCGGCgagagctcgccggcgccggcaacgaCAGGGTAACCGAGGACACCCTCCCGAGCCTCCACTACCTCCGGCTGGTCATCAAGGAGACGCTCCGGCtccacccgccggcgccgctgctcctGCCGCGGGAGTGCGGCGGCGCGTGCAAGGTGTTCGGCTACGACGTGCCGGCCGGCACGATGGTGCTCGTGAACGCGTGGGCGATCGGCCgggacgcggcggcgtggggcgccgcggcggaggagttCTCGCCGGAGAGGTTCGAGCGGTGCGAGAGGGACTTCAGGGGGGCGGACTTCGAGCTCATCCCGTTCGGCGCCGGGAGGAGGATCTGCCCCGGCATGGCGTTCGGGCTGGCGCACGTCGagctcgcgctcgccgcgctgctGTTCCACTTCGACTGGAGGCTGCCGGGAGGgatggccgccggcgagatggACATGACGGAGGCGGCCGGGATCACGGTGCGCCGCCGTTCGGACCTACTGGTGTTCGCCGTGCCCCGTGTCCCCGTGCCAGCGCAGTAG
- the LOC127763479 gene encoding desmethyl-deoxy-podophyllotoxin synthase-like — MIEAAMAGGAMPLVVLLLATIPLLFFTIKRSAQRRGGGGGGEGRLPPGPWALPVIGHLHHLAGDLPHRALSALARRHGALMLLRLGEVQAVVASSPDAAREIMRTHDAAFASRPLSPMQQLAYGRDAEGVIFAPYGDGWRHLRKICTAELLSARRVQSFRPVREAELGRLLRSVAEATSSSSSASLVNLTELISAFVADSTVRAIIGSRFEHRDAYLRMLQDGLKIVPGMTLPDLFPSSRLALFLSRVPGRIEHHRQGMQRFIDAIIVEHQEKRAAAAANDDDDEDEDLLDVLLKLQKEMGSHHPLTTANIKTVMLDMFGAGSESSATVLQWTMAELMRNPRVMQKAQDEVRRALAGHDKVTEPNLTNLPYLRLVIKETLRLHPPAPLLLPRKCGSTCKILGFDVPEGVMVIVNAWAIGRDPTYWDKPEEFVPERFEHNGRNFKGMDFEFIPFGAGRRICPGITFGMAHVELVLSALLYHFDWELPQGMAAKDLDMTEDFGVTTQRRSNLLVRPIHRVSVLVE; from the exons ATGATTGAGGcagccatggccggcggcgccatGCCGCTGGTCGTGCTGCTCCTTGCCACCATCCCGCTCCTGTTCTTCACCATCAAGCGCTCGGCGCagcgtcgtggcggcggcggcggcggcgaggggaggctcCCGCCGGGGCCGTGGGCGCTGCCTGTCATCGGCCACCtgcaccacctcgccggcgacctcccgcACCGCGCCCTGAGCGCCCTGGCGCGGCGCCACGGCGCGCTCATGCTGCTCCGCCTCGGCGAGGTCCAGGCCGTGGTCGCCTCCTCCCCGGACGCCGCCCGCGAGATCATGAGGACCCACGACGCCGCGTTCGCGTCGCGGCCGCTGAGCCCGATGCAGCAGCTCGCGTACGGCCGGGACGCCGAGGGCGTCATCTTCGCGCCCTACGGCGACGGGTGGCGCCACCTCCGCAAGATCTGCACCGCCGAGCTCCTCAGCGCCCGCCGCGTCCAGTCCTTCCGCCCCGTCCGCGAGGCcgagctcggccgcctcctccgctccgtGGCCGAAGCcacctcgtcttcctcctccgcctcgctgGTCAACCTCACCGAGCTGATCTCCGCCTTCGTCGCCGACTCGACGGTGCGCGCCATCATCGGCAGCCGGTTCGAGCACCGCGACGCATACCTGCGGATGCTCCAGGACGGGCTCAAGATCGTCCCCGGGATGACGCTACCGGACCTCTTCCCGTCCTCCCGCCTCGCGCTGTTCCTCAGCCGCGTTCCCGGCCGGATCGAGCACCACCGCCAAGGGATGCAACGGTTCATCGACGCCATCATCGTCGAGCACCAGGagaagcgcgccgccgccgccgccaacgacgacgacgacgaagatgaAGACTTACTCGACGTGCTCTTGAAGCTCCAAAAGGAGATGGGCTCCCACCACCCGCTCACCACGGCTAACATCAAAACCGTCATGCTG GACATGTTCGGCGCCGGCAGCGAGTCGTCGGCGACGGTGCTTCAGTGGACGATGGCGGAGCTGATGCGAAACCCAAGGGTCATGCAGAAGGCACAAGATGAGGTCCGGCGAGCACTCGCCGGGCATGACAAGGTGACAGAGCCCAACTTGACCAACCTACCCTACCTACGACTAGTCATCAAGGAGACACTCCGGCTACACCCACCCGCGCCATTGCTACTGCCACGCAAATGCGGAAGCACGTGCAAGATACTTGGATTCGACGTACCTGAGGGGGTCATGGTGATCGTGAACGCGTGGGCGATTGGTAGGGACCCGACGTATTGGGATAAGCCTGAGGAGTTCGTGCCTGAGAGGTTTGAACACAACGGGAGGAATTTCAAGGGAATGGACTTCGAGTTCATACCGTTTGGAGCTGGACGAAGGATATGCCCTGGCATCACATTCGGGATGGCGCATGTTGAGCTTGTTCTCTCTGCACTTCTGTACCACTTTGACTGGGAGCTTCCACAAGGGATGGCGGCAAAGGATCTGGACATGACAGAGGATTTTGGAGTCACAACACAACGGCGGTCTAACCTCTTGGTGCGTCCAATCCATCGTGTATCGGTTCTAGTAGAGTAA
- the LOC127763480 gene encoding zealexin A1 synthase-like, which produces MAGELAFYLLLVGLVAVPLLILLGSERRTAARTRLPPGPWALPVVGHLHHLAGGLPPHRAMRDLARRHGPLMLLRLGEVEAVVASSPDAAREIMRTHDVAFASRPVGPMSRLWFQGADGLVFAPYGEAWRRLRRVCTQELLSHRRVQSFRPVREDELGRLLRAVDEAAAAGTAVNLTAMMSTYVADSTVRAIIGSRRLKDRDAFLRMLDELFTVMPGMSLPDLFPSSRLAMLVSRAPGRIMRYRRRMRRIMDSIIHEHQERRAAGDDDEDLVDVLLRLQKEVGAQYPLTTENIKTVMMDIFGAASETSSTTLEWVMAELMRSPSAMRKAQDEVRRALAAGAAGHDTVTEDILPNLSYLKLVVKETLRLHPPAPLLAPRRCDSPREVLVLGHDVPAGATVLVNAWAIGRDTAAWGSSAEEFSPERFERCERDFRGADFELIPFGAGRRMCPGTAFGLVHVELALAALLFHFDWSLPGGMAADELDMAESSGLTTRRRLPLLVVARPHAALPTKYCN; this is translated from the exons ATGGCCGGCGAACTCGCGTTCTATCTGCTCCTCGTAGGTCTCGTTGCCGTGCCATTGCTCATCTTGCTCGGCTCCgagcggcgcacggcggcgaggacgcggctGCCGCCGGGGCCGTGGGCGCTGCCGGTGGTCGGCCACCtgcaccacctcgccggcgggctcccgccgcaccgcgccatGCGCGAcctggcgcggcggcacggcccgCTCATGCTGCTCCGGCTCGGCGAGGTGGAGGCCGTCGTGGCGTCGTCGCCGGACGCAGCGCGGGAGATCATGAGGACGCACGACGTCGCGTTCGCGTCGCGGCCGGTCGGGCCCATGTCGCGGCTCTGGTTCCAGGGCGCCGACGGCCTCGTGTTCGCGCCCTACGGCGAGGCGTGGCGCCGGCTGCGGCGCGTCTGCACCCAGGAGCTCCTCAGCCACCGTCGCGTCCAGTCGTTCCGCCCCGTCCGCGAGGAcgagctcggccgcctcctccgcgccgtcgacgaggcggcggcggccgggacggCGGTGAACCTCACGGCGATGATGTCCACCTACGTCGCCGACTCCACGGTGCGCGCCATCATCGGCAGCCGCCGGCTCAAGGACCGCGACGCGTTCCTCCGGATGCTCGACGAGCTGTTCACCGTCATGCCCGGGATGAGCCTCCCGGACCTCTTCCCGTCGTCGCGCCTCGCCATGCTCGTCAGCCGCGCTCCCGGCCGGATCAtgcgctaccgccgccgcatgcGCCGGATCATGGACAGCATCATCCACGAGCACCAGGAGAGGAGAgccgccggtgacgacgacgaggacttGGTCGACGTCCTCCTCAGGCTGCAGAAGGAAGTGGGCGCGCAGTATCCTCTCACCACCGAGAACATCAAAACCGTCATGATG GACATATTTGGCGCCGCCAGCGAGACGTCGTCGACTACGCTGGAGTGGGTGATGGCGGAGCTGATGCGGAGCCCGAGCGCCATGCGTAAGGCGCAGGACGAGGTCCGGcgagccctcgccgccggcgccgccggccacgacaCGGTGACCGAGGACATCCTACCCAACCTCAGCTACCTCAAGCTCGTCGTCAAGGAGACGCTCCGGCTgcacccgccggcgccgctgctggcgCCGCGCCGGTGCGACAGCCCGCGCGAGGTGCTGGTGCTCGGCCACGACGTGCCGGCGGGCGCCACGGTGCTCGTGAACGCGTGGGCGATCGGCCGGGACACGGCGGCGTGGGGCAGCTCGGCGGAGGAGTTCTCGCCGGAGAGGTTCGAGCGGTGCGAGAGGGACTTCAGGGGGGCGGACTTCGAGCTCATCCCGTTCGGCGCCGGCCGGCGGATGTGCCCCGGCACGGCGTTCGGGCTGGTGCACGTTGagctcgcgctcgccgcgctgctGTTCCACTTCGACTGGAGCCTCCCCGGCGGCatggccgccgacgagctcgacaTGGCGGAGAGCTCCGGGCTCACCACGCGACGCCGGCTTCCCCTCCTCGTGGTTGCACGGCCTCATGCCGCTCTCCCCACTAAGTACTGTAATTAA
- the LOC127762745 gene encoding cyclase-like protein 1 isoform X1, translating into MAASRLALLLLVLAVAAARHALPAAGSDAHPGYDGAEDTCGVPAAAAAAAGRMEEYGSGRILDITHAYRADLPAFAPGAVTGPVVRLRDSMANGTLYNLSELKMECHMGTHVDAPGHMNQGHFAAGLDVDKLDLDLLNGPTLLVDTPRNTNITAKAMESLNIPKGVRRVLFRTLNTDRKLMWKKGGDLSYVGFTEDGAQWLVDNTDIKLVGIDYLSVAAYDHLITAHVVFFKIPNIILVEGLKLDDVKAGIYMLHCLPLRLVGSEGSPIRCILIK; encoded by the exons ATGGCGGCATCTCGGCttgcgctcctcctcctcgtcctcgccgtcgccgcggcgcgccacgcgctcccggcggcggggagcgacGCGCACCCGGGGTACGACGGCGCGGAGGACACCTGCGGggtcccggcggcggcggcggcggcggcggggaggatggAGGAGTACGGCAGCGGGCGGATCCTGGACATCACCCACGCGTACCGGGCGGACCTGCCGGCGTTCGCGCCGGGGGCGGTGACGGGGCCGGTGGTGCGGCTCAGGGACTCCATGGCGAACGGGACGCTCTACAACCTGTCGGAGCTCAAGATGGAGTGCCACATGGGCACCCACGTCGACGCGCCGGGCCACATGAACCAGGGCcacttcgccgccggcctcgacgTCGACAAGCTCGACCTCGACCTCCTCAACG GTCCTACATTATTGGTTGATACTCCAAGAAACACAAATATAACAG CTAAAGCAATGGAGTCGTTAAATATACCAAAAGGTGTTCGTCGAGTTCTTTTCAGGACATTGAACACAGATAG GAAGCTCATGTGGAAGAAGGGAGGTGATCTGAGTTATGTCGGATTCACAGAAGATGGTGCACAGTGGTTAGTCGATAACACTGACATCAAGCTAGTTG GTATTGACTATCTATCAGTTGCAGCATATGATCACTTGATCACTGCCCATGTGGTCTTTTTCAAAATCCCG AATATCATCCTAGTCGAAGGCCTGAAGCTAGACGATGTCAAGGCTGGAATCTACATGCTGCATTGCTTACCTCTGAGGCTGGTTGGATCCGAGGGCTCACCAATCAGGTGCATCCTGATCAAGTGA
- the LOC127762745 gene encoding cyclase-like protein 1 isoform X3, whose protein sequence is MAASRLPLLLLLAVAAGRHALPAAGSDAHPGYDDGAEDTCGVPAAAAAAGRMEEYGGGRILDITHAYRADLPEFAPGAVTGPVVRLKDSMANGSICNLSELKMHCHTGTHVDAPGHINQGHFAAGLDVDKLDLDLLNGPTLLVDTPRNTNITAKAMESLNIPKGVRRVLFRTLNTDRKLMWKKGGDLSYVGFTEDGAQWLVDNTDINLVGIDYLSVAAYDHLITAHVVFFKFPNIILVEGLKLDDVKAGIYMLHCLPLRLVGSEGSPIRCILIK, encoded by the exons ATGGCGGCATCTCGGcttccgctcctcctcctcctcgccgtcgccgcggggcGCCATGCGCtcccggcggcggggagcgacGCGCACCCGGGgtacgacgacggcgcggaggacACCTGCGGggtcccggcggcggcggcggcggcggggaggatggAGGAGTACGGCGGCGGGCGGATTCTGGACATCACCCACGCGTACCGGGCCGACCTGCCGGAGTTCGCGCCGGGGGCGGTGACGGGCCCCGTGGTGCGGCTCAAGGACTCCATGGCGAACGGGTCGATCTGCAATCTGTCGGAGCTCAAGATGCACTGCCACACGGGCACCCACGTCGACGCGCCGGGCCACATAAACCAGGGCcacttcgccgccggcctcgacgTCGACAAGCTCGACCTCGACCTCCTCAACG GTCCTACATTATTGGTTGATACTCCAAGAAACACAAATATAACAG CTAAAGCAATGGAGTCGTTAAATATACCAAAAGGTGTTCGTCGAGTTCTTTTCAGGACATTGAACACAGATAG GAAGCTCATGTGGAAGAAGGGAGGTGATCTGAGTTATGTCGGATTCACAGAAGATGGCGCACAGTGGTTAGTTGACAACACTGACATCAACCTAGTTG GTATTGACTATCTATCAGTTGCAGCATATGATCACTTGATCACTGCCCATGTGGTCTTTTTCAAATTCCCG AATATCATCCTAGTCGAAGGCCTGAAGCTAGACGATGTCAAGGCTGGAATCTACATGCTGCATTGCTTACCTCTGAGGCTGGTTGGATCCGAGGGCTCACCAATCAGGTGCATCCTGATCAAGTGA
- the LOC127762744 gene encoding probable glycosyltransferase At5g03795 produces the protein MAGRLPGAASAAAAPLPRALLLLAALALFSLTFLSLRSLRPAAAPPSLAIGGSRPSSFARPSVYHSAEAFAAGYAEMERSFKVYIYPDGDPKTFYQTPRKLTGKYASEGYFFQNIRESRFRTGDPDKAHLFFVPISPHKMRGKGTSYENMTIIVKDYVEGLINKYPYWNRTLGADHFFVTCHDVGVRAFEGLPFMVKNSIRVVCSPSYNVDFIPHKDIALPQVLQPFALPEGGNDVENRTILGFWAGHRNSKIRVILARVWENDTELAISNNRISRAIGELVYQKQFYRTKFCICPGGSQVNSARISDSIHYGCVPVILSDYYDLPFNDILDWRKFAVVLKERDVYQLKSILKSISQEEFVELHKSLVQVQKHFVWHSPPLPYDAFHMVMYELWLRHHVIKY, from the exons atggccggccgcctccccggcgccgcctccgccgccgcggcgcccctcCCCCGAGCGCTCCTGCtactcgccgccctcgccctaTTCTCCCtcaccttcctctccctccgctCGCTCCGCCCCGCCGCGGCCCCACCCTCCCTCGCCATCGGCGGCTCCCGCCCTTCCTCCTTCGCGCGGCCGTCGGTGTACCACTCCGCCGAGGCCTTCGCGGCGGGGTACGCGGAGATGGAGCGGAGCTTCAAGGTGTACATCTACCCGGACGGCGACCCCAAGACGTTCTACCAGACGCCGCGGAAGCTCACGGGGAAGTACGCCAGCGAGGGCTACTTCTTCCAGAACATCCGCGAGAGCCGCTTCCGCACCGGCGACCCCGACAAGGCGCACCTCTTCTTCGTCCCCATCTCCCCCCACAAGATGCGCGGCAAG GGTACTTCATATGAGAACATGACAATAATAGTTAAGGATTATGTGGAAGGCTTGATAAACAAGTATCCTTACTGGAACAGGACACTTGGAGCGGACCATTTCTTTGTCACCTGCCATGATGTAGGTGTTAGGGCTTTTGAAGGACTTCCATTCATGGTGAAGAATTCTATTAGAGTTGTCTGTTCTCCAAGCTATAATGTTGACTTTATACCGCATAAGGATATCGCTCTTCCTCAAGTATTGCAGCCATTTGCTCTGCCTGAAGGAGGAAATGATGTTGAGAACAG GACAATCCTTGGATTTTGGGCTGGCCATCGCAATTCTAAAATAAGAGTCATTTTGGCACGAGTCTGGGAGAATGATACAGAGCTTGCTATCAGTAACAATCGGATCAGTAGAGCTATTGGAGAGCTGGTTTACCAGAAGCAGTTCTACCGCACAAAGTTCTGTATTTGTCCTGGTGGCTCTCAAGTTAATAGTGCCCGTATATCTGATTCAATACACTACGGTTGTGTTCCTG TTATTTTGTCAGACTACTACGATTTGCCTTTCAATGATATCCTAGACTGGAGAAAATTTGCTGTTGTACTTAAGGAGCGTGATGTATATCAACTAAAAAGTATACTTAAATCTATATCACAGGAAGAGTTTGTTGAATTGCACAAATCTCTTGTTCAG GTACAGAAACACTTTGTGTGGCATTCACCTCCTCTTCCTTACGATGCGTTCCACATGGTTATGTATGAACTATGGTTGCGACATCATGTGATCAAGTACTAA